One window of Bacteroidota bacterium genomic DNA carries:
- a CDS encoding Nif3-like dinuclear metal center hexameric protein: MPTVSDIAAALEAWAPRGMAADFDNVGLLVGDAAREVSGVLVALDLTPAVVSEAQKLGAELIVTHHPLLFKPQKRLVASDPVGALVLRLAESGIAYYAAHTNLDAAPAGVSFALAEQLGVRDGRILVSQDDALVKLVTFVPNEAAMAVHAAMAEAGAGRIGDYEACAFTSIGRGYFRPTERANPAIGTAGGPLEAVDEVRLEVEVMRWDLGRVVAALKAAHPYEEVAYDVFALEKPATRAGYGVVGTLPTPIPLADFLAIVRARLNAGALRYVGDDTAMVSTVAVCGGSGSRFIPHALRAGADAYVTADVTYHTFFDVLDLEGTPMMALIDAGHYETERVTERILVDYLAARFNGLAVHRTDAWTSPMRTWST, from the coding sequence ATGCCTACCGTCTCTGACATCGCCGCCGCCCTAGAAGCGTGGGCCCCACGCGGCATGGCGGCCGACTTCGACAACGTGGGGCTCCTCGTGGGCGACGCCGCGCGCGAGGTGTCCGGCGTGCTCGTGGCGCTCGACCTGACGCCCGCCGTCGTGTCGGAGGCCCAGAAGCTGGGTGCGGAGTTGATCGTGACCCATCACCCGCTGCTCTTCAAGCCGCAGAAGCGACTCGTGGCCTCAGACCCGGTCGGCGCGCTCGTGCTACGGCTAGCCGAGTCCGGCATCGCCTACTACGCCGCGCATACCAACCTCGACGCGGCACCGGCAGGCGTCTCGTTTGCGCTCGCGGAGCAACTCGGGGTCCGAGACGGACGGATTCTCGTCTCGCAGGACGACGCCCTCGTGAAGCTCGTCACGTTCGTTCCGAACGAGGCCGCCATGGCAGTCCATGCTGCAATGGCCGAGGCAGGCGCCGGGCGCATTGGTGATTACGAGGCGTGTGCATTCACCTCCATTGGCCGTGGCTACTTCCGGCCTACCGAGCGCGCCAACCCAGCCATCGGCACGGCGGGCGGACCGCTAGAAGCCGTGGACGAGGTGCGCCTCGAAGTGGAAGTCATGCGATGGGACCTCGGGCGCGTTGTGGCGGCGCTGAAGGCAGCGCACCCCTACGAAGAGGTGGCCTACGACGTGTTCGCGCTCGAAAAACCGGCGACGCGAGCAGGCTACGGCGTCGTCGGCACGCTCCCGACCCCGATTCCCCTGGCCGACTTCCTCGCGATCGTGCGAGCCCGCCTGAATGCGGGGGCCCTGCGCTATGTGGGTGACGATACCGCGATGGTGTCCACGGTCGCGGTGTGCGGCGGGTCGGGCAGTCGCTTCATCCCACACGCGCTTCGTGCGGGAGCCGATGCGTATGTCACTGCCGACGTGACCTACCACACGTTCTTCGACGTGCTCGACCTCGAAGGCACCCCAATGATGGCGCTCATCGACGCCGGGCACTACGAGACGGAGCGCGTCACCGAACGCATCCTCGTGGACTATCTAGCCGCGCGATTCAACGGGCTCGCGGTGCATCGCACGGACGCGTGGACCAGCCCAATGCGCACGTGGTCAACGTAA
- a CDS encoding VOC family protein, with amino-acid sequence MLTSPDSMFDPSAFSRRHPDPAAAERAFRKPSTTVWLGSIALCTDCFDEAIAFYVGTLGFHLRSMAPHTADSTFMQAFLVDADGQDVLELIEVPPMPLGARSVTQLGFRLPQRTWQLLRVRLLAQEYPFTEVGDAVFLEDPNGVMLKMQSMG; translated from the coding sequence TTGCTGACTTCCCCCGACTCGATGTTCGATCCCTCCGCTTTCAGCCGCCGCCACCCCGATCCCGCCGCCGCTGAACGGGCGTTCCGCAAGCCTTCCACGACGGTGTGGCTCGGCAGCATCGCGCTGTGCACGGACTGCTTCGACGAGGCGATCGCCTTCTACGTTGGGACGCTGGGCTTCCACCTTCGATCGATGGCCCCGCACACCGCCGACAGCACGTTCATGCAGGCCTTTCTCGTGGACGCCGACGGCCAGGACGTGCTCGAACTCATCGAGGTGCCGCCGATGCCGCTCGGGGCTCGGTCGGTGACCCAGCTCGGGTTTCGGCTCCCCCAGCGAACGTGGCAGCTCCTCCGCGTACGCCTGCTCGCCCAGGAGTACCCGTTTACCGAAGTTGGCGACGCAGTCTTCCTCGAAGACCCGAACGGCGTCATGCTCAAGATGCAGTCGATGGGCTAG
- a CDS encoding cysteine desulfurase — protein MPALPLPPSEIPLLDVSEDERPCYLDSAATSLKPRAVVDRLARFYAYENAPVHRGVYELSQRATDAYEQARRTVAAFVHAEPEQVVFTRGTTEGLNLIAHAWAMEQLQPGDELLVSPQEHHSNFLPWQAVAERTGATLHYFPLTPTGLVDLDEARALICRRTKLVAMAHVSNVLGVENPVREVFGAARKVGAITVLDGAQSVPTRPVDLADLHCDALAFSGHKMLGPTGIGALVVDLARLGPMQPYQTGGGMIERVSLSAPVYLDGVARFEAGTPHAAGAIGLAAACDYLSSLTYDGKTGMAAVAAYEHAWGLHAMEQIGDIDGLRLIGPPEGHEAEGGIVAVQMDGVHPHDLAVLLDAQGVMCRAGHHCTMPLHAHLANEPDAPQVETSLRASAYVYNPLADADRLADALRFAARALRGDRTTVFA, from the coding sequence ATGCCTGCCCTCCCGCTCCCGCCGTCCGAGATCCCGCTCCTCGATGTCTCTGAGGACGAACGGCCGTGTTACCTCGACTCGGCCGCCACGTCGCTGAAGCCGAGGGCCGTCGTAGACCGCCTCGCCCGGTTCTACGCGTACGAGAATGCGCCCGTGCACCGCGGCGTCTACGAACTGAGCCAGCGAGCGACCGATGCCTATGAACAGGCTCGCCGCACCGTTGCAGCGTTTGTGCACGCCGAGCCGGAGCAGGTCGTCTTCACGCGTGGCACCACGGAAGGGCTCAACCTGATCGCGCACGCCTGGGCGATGGAGCAGCTTCAGCCGGGCGACGAACTCCTGGTCAGTCCGCAGGAGCACCACTCGAACTTTTTACCGTGGCAGGCCGTCGCCGAGCGGACGGGGGCGACGCTCCACTACTTCCCCCTCACGCCAACAGGGCTTGTGGACCTCGACGAGGCTCGTGCGCTGATCTGCCGCCGTACCAAGCTCGTGGCGATGGCGCACGTCTCGAACGTGCTCGGCGTCGAGAACCCGGTCCGCGAAGTGTTTGGAGCGGCCCGCAAAGTCGGCGCGATCACCGTGCTCGATGGCGCGCAGAGCGTCCCCACGCGCCCCGTCGACCTCGCCGACCTGCACTGCGACGCGCTCGCGTTCAGCGGCCACAAGATGCTCGGCCCGACGGGCATCGGCGCACTCGTCGTCGATCTTGCGCGGCTCGGACCGATGCAGCCCTACCAGACCGGCGGCGGTATGATCGAGCGCGTCTCGCTCTCAGCCCCAGTCTACCTCGACGGCGTCGCGCGTTTCGAAGCGGGGACTCCCCACGCCGCGGGCGCCATTGGCCTCGCCGCCGCGTGCGACTACCTGTCGAGCCTCACCTACGACGGCAAGACGGGGATGGCCGCCGTAGCCGCCTACGAGCACGCATGGGGCCTGCACGCCATGGAGCAGATCGGCGACATCGACGGGCTGCGGCTCATCGGGCCGCCTGAGGGGCACGAGGCCGAGGGCGGCATCGTGGCGGTCCAGATGGACGGCGTGCACCCGCACGACCTCGCCGTGCTGCTCGACGCCCAGGGCGTCATGTGCCGGGCCGGGCACCACTGCACGATGCCGCTCCATGCGCACCTCGCCAACGAGCCCGACGCGCCGCAGGTGGAGACGTCGCTGCGGGCGTCGGCCTACGTCTACAACCCGCTCGCCGATGCCGACCGGCTCGCCGATGCGCTTCGCTTCGCCGCCCGGGCGCTGAGGGGCGACCGCACGACCGTGTTCGCTTGA
- a CDS encoding iron-sulfur cluster assembly protein, with translation MYRDFLIDGRDDLDHLAPHEREAVEVFQSVYDPEIPVPIWDLGLIYGLDTNVEGQTAHVKMTLTAPNCPAAELLPQQVRYGLEALDWCDDATVEIVFTPPFNQEMISDEAKLTMGLI, from the coding sequence ATGTACCGCGACTTTCTAATTGACGGCCGCGACGACCTCGACCACCTCGCCCCGCACGAGCGCGAGGCCGTCGAGGTGTTCCAGAGCGTCTACGACCCCGAAATCCCCGTACCCATCTGGGACCTCGGCCTCATCTACGGCCTCGACACCAATGTGGAGGGCCAGACGGCGCACGTCAAGATGACGCTCACGGCGCCCAACTGCCCTGCGGCTGAGTTGCTGCCTCAGCAGGTCCGCTACGGCCTCGAAGCGCTCGACTGGTGCGACGACGCGACCGTCGAGATCGTGTTCACGCCACCCTTCAACCAGGAGATGATCTCCGACGAGGCCAAGCTCACGATGGGCTTGATCTAG
- a CDS encoding mechanosensitive ion channel family protein, with amino-acid sequence MDNAEAYLEFFLNDIVPVLGNLAGAAALLVVGFWVIKRVRKLAEAALNRAGFERAIVSFLSSFLDIALKVFLLLMVAGMVGIETAALVGVLAAAGFAVGLALQGSLANFAAGILILVFKPYQADDWISVEDQFGRVETIQIFSTIIVTPGLKTLVIPNAKVIDGILTNFSKKGRVRLELNVTMPYSESFPKVEVLIQEVLAETPGVLDDPAPEIGIEAFDSHSVVLAVRPYAEPDDYWPVTFEVHRRIKHAFSEAGIEVAYSEGVELGRIGQ; translated from the coding sequence ATGGACAACGCGGAAGCCTACCTCGAATTCTTCCTCAACGACATCGTGCCCGTGCTCGGCAACCTCGCGGGTGCCGCTGCCCTCCTTGTGGTGGGGTTCTGGGTCATCAAGCGGGTGCGCAAACTGGCCGAGGCCGCGCTGAACCGAGCCGGGTTCGAGCGCGCGATCGTGTCGTTTCTCTCGTCCTTCTTGGACATCGCGCTTAAGGTGTTTCTGCTGCTCATGGTGGCCGGCATGGTTGGCATCGAAACGGCGGCACTTGTTGGGGTGCTCGCCGCGGCGGGCTTTGCCGTGGGCCTCGCGCTCCAGGGCAGCCTAGCGAACTTCGCCGCAGGGATCCTCATCCTCGTCTTCAAGCCGTATCAGGCCGACGACTGGATCTCGGTCGAGGACCAGTTCGGCCGCGTCGAGACCATCCAGATCTTCTCCACGATCATCGTCACGCCGGGACTCAAGACGCTTGTGATCCCCAATGCGAAGGTCATCGACGGCATCCTGACCAACTTCTCGAAGAAGGGCCGCGTGCGTCTGGAACTCAACGTGACGATGCCCTACAGCGAGAGCTTTCCCAAGGTCGAGGTCCTCATCCAAGAGGTGCTCGCCGAAACGCCGGGCGTACTGGACGACCCCGCTCCGGAGATCGGCATCGAGGCCTTCGACAGCCACAGCGTTGTCCTCGCGGTGCGGCCCTACGCGGAGCCGGACGACTACTGGCCGGTGACGTTCGAGGTGCACCGCCGCATCAAGCACGCCTTTAGCGAAGCTGGGATCGAAGTCGCCTACTCTGAGGGCGTCGAACTCGGTCGCATCGGGCAGTGA